GCGAACATCGTCACGGACATCACAATGGCCCAGGCAGGCATCACCGGCCGCGGCCACGACTGTGAGAAGCACAAGGCGATCGGCCACGGGGCCGAGCTCGCGAAAGAGACGGGGATGACCCGGACCGCCTCGGGGGTGTTCGAGCTCGACAAGGAAGGCGTCTACGACGGCTCGATCGCGACGGTGGGCAACGCCCCGACGGCCGCCTTCGCACTCGCGGACTGCATCGAGAACGGCACCCGTCCGGCCGTGATCGTCGCGACCCCCGTTGGCTTCGTCAAGGCCGAGGAGAGCCGCCAGCGGATTCGTGAGGTCAGTGAGGAGTACGGTGTTCCGGCGATTACGAACGTCGGCCGGCGCGGTGGTAGCGGCCTCGCAGCCGCGCTGACGAACGAACTGATCCACGTCGCGAAAGACGTCCGGACGGACGAACTCGACCTCGAGTTGACGGCTGAGGTGCGGGCGAGCGAGGATGTGGAGGAAGCGCGATGAGCGGTGAGTACGACCTCGAGTCAGGCCCCGACCCGGCGACGTTCGCTGCTGCGGCGGCGGAGCCGGATATCGACGAAGCGACGGACGATCCCGTCTACGCCGTGGGCGTCGGACCGGGCAACCTCGAGTAC
This portion of the Natronobeatus ordinarius genome encodes:
- a CDS encoding precorrin-8X methylmutase is translated as MTETDGEYENEYADLGATTQEAMDIAETSMDIVRQFVPDETLADRIRQKSVHSMGDIEFQHLIRFTGGDDLGDDEDAPVRAGARAILEGANIVTDITMAQAGITGRGHDCEKHKAIGHGAELAKETGMTRTASGVFELDKEGVYDGSIATVGNAPTAAFALADCIENGTRPAVIVATPVGFVKAEESRQRIREVSEEYGVPAITNVGRRGGSGLAAALTNELIHVAKDVRTDELDLELTAEVRASEDVEEAR